A single region of the Bacillota bacterium genome encodes:
- a CDS encoding AAA family ATPase, which yields MSLVPPRPEVKTSCTSGQFVLAVGPPGSGKSTWADYMEEQGWWVVRPDLIRWNTFREDFHIMVEPEVWTIVGASLNGLFKLRSQAGRGPDRVLLDATSLTRTLRARWIRLARSHGFCSKAAVFAVSLAECLVRNASRKRRVPEDVLRRLYSEWEFPWYDEGLGAIRLLVPPRGVLPDEVVAKALARVPDLTRERLESMAQEPRENEF from the coding sequence ATGTCGCTAGTACCACCCCGCCCGGAGGTCAAGACCTCTTGCACCTCGGGACAGTTCGTTCTTGCCGTGGGCCCGCCAGGCTCCGGCAAGTCCACCTGGGCTGACTACATGGAGGAGCAGGGCTGGTGGGTGGTCAGGCCGGACCTGATCCGCTGGAACACCTTCAGGGAGGACTTCCACATAATGGTGGAGCCGGAGGTCTGGACCATCGTGGGCGCGTCCTTGAATGGCCTGTTCAAGCTGCGCTCCCAGGCTGGAAGGGGTCCGGACAGGGTGCTCCTGGACGCTACTAGCCTCACTCGCACCCTGAGAGCGCGCTGGATAAGGCTGGCCCGCTCCCACGGTTTCTGCTCCAAGGCAGCGGTGTTCGCGGTGAGCCTGGCAGAATGCCTTGTGAGAAACGCCAGCCGGAAGCGCAGGGTCCCCGAGGACGTCCTGCGCCGGCTCTATTCGGAATGGGAATTCCCATGGTACGATGAGGGACTTGGCGCCATCCGGCTCCTGGTGCCCCCCCGCGGCGTCCTCCCCGACGAGGTCGTAGCCAAGGCCTTGGCGCGGGTGCCTGATCTCACCCGGGAGCGCCTGGAGAGCATGGCCCAGGAACCCAGGGAAAACGAATTCTGA
- a CDS encoding Na/Pi symporter: MFVPGVVLALALLVLGLRLVVLGFRQASRGLSPRLTRKALGGPMRGALLGAFATAILQSSSMVSVAALSLADSGAISLGQAMAVVAGANVGTCLTPHLISWASVETSWPLASLGFGLMLAFRSKALGHLGRALVGLAMLVTAVEAISWCLDSSGPGLARFVALAAAPWAAFLAGTMLTALIQSSSASLALLMAVAEAGLVPLNGCIAYMLGCNVGTCSTAAIASIASSVTGKRVAAGHFILNLAGAMAVMPFLVPFVDLVRCLTPVASQQVATANTLFNVASTLAALPLLGCLVRASILVVPGKKERAHAPPKHTGWGRAP; the protein is encoded by the coding sequence GTGTTTGTCCCTGGTGTCGTGCTGGCGCTGGCCCTCCTGGTCCTCGGGCTGCGCCTGGTGGTGCTGGGCTTCAGGCAGGCCTCAAGAGGTCTCTCCCCTAGACTCACCCGGAAGGCCTTGGGGGGACCCATGCGAGGAGCTCTCCTTGGCGCCTTCGCCACAGCAATTCTCCAATCCTCCAGCATGGTATCTGTGGCAGCCCTGAGTCTTGCCGACTCCGGCGCCATCAGCCTTGGCCAAGCCATGGCGGTGGTCGCCGGGGCCAACGTGGGAACGTGTCTCACGCCCCACCTCATATCCTGGGCCTCCGTGGAGACCTCCTGGCCCCTGGCATCACTGGGTTTCGGCCTCATGCTTGCCTTCCGGTCCAAGGCCCTGGGCCATCTGGGCAGGGCCCTGGTGGGCCTTGCCATGCTGGTGACAGCCGTGGAGGCCATCTCATGGTGCCTGGATTCCTCCGGGCCGGGGCTTGCCCGGTTCGTGGCTCTGGCGGCGGCCCCCTGGGCGGCCTTCCTGGCCGGGACTATGCTGACAGCCCTCATCCAATCCTCCAGCGCTAGCCTGGCCCTGCTCATGGCGGTTGCTGAAGCCGGTCTGGTACCGCTGAATGGCTGCATCGCCTACATGCTTGGCTGCAACGTGGGCACCTGCAGTACCGCGGCCATCGCCTCGATTGCCTCCTCAGTAACCGGTAAGAGGGTAGCGGCGGGGCACTTCATCCTAAACCTGGCCGGGGCCATGGCTGTCATGCCCTTTCTGGTACCCTTCGTGGACCTGGTCAGGTGTCTTACCCCTGTTGCCTCACAGCAGGTGGCAACGGCGAACACCCTGTTCAATGTGGCCTCTACCCTAGCGGCCCTTCCCCTCCTTGGCTGCCTGGTGCGGGCATCCATCCTTGTGGTACCGGGCAAGAAGGAGAGGGCCCATGCTCCCCCGAAACATACTGGGTGGGGAAGGGCTCCCTGA
- a CDS encoding undecaprenyl-diphosphate phosphatase, translating to MIRAVTLGILQGLTEFLPVSSSGHLVLAQDLLGMDTPGITFEVVLHVGTLLAVLAVYGRDLVGITRGVLGWDTTFRTRESRRLALWIILGSVPAALVGIGLKSHVEVLFNSVLAVGMALIMTGFILWASGGKTKGNRQVASLGPLGAVWIGLAQAAAILPGISRSGATVSAGFHLGLKPPEAARFSFLLSVPAVAGAALVDALDAPWDGFPASFLLVGALSASLTGYAAIRVLLWVLARGRLRAFSYYCFALGLLAITWHFAGA from the coding sequence ATGATTAGAGCAGTCACCCTCGGAATCCTTCAGGGACTCACGGAGTTTCTCCCCGTTTCCAGCTCGGGACACCTCGTGCTAGCCCAAGACCTTCTGGGCATGGATACCCCAGGCATTACTTTTGAGGTGGTGCTCCACGTGGGGACCCTGCTGGCTGTGCTTGCCGTTTACGGGCGGGACCTGGTTGGGATTACCCGGGGGGTCCTTGGATGGGACACCACCTTCAGGACGAGGGAGTCCAGGCGGCTTGCCCTCTGGATCATCCTGGGGAGCGTTCCCGCCGCACTGGTGGGCATTGGGTTAAAGAGCCATGTCGAAGTGCTGTTCAACTCCGTCCTGGCAGTGGGGATGGCCCTGATCATGACGGGATTCATCCTCTGGGCATCTGGAGGCAAGACAAAGGGAAACAGGCAGGTTGCCAGCCTGGGCCCGCTGGGAGCCGTTTGGATTGGCCTAGCCCAGGCTGCCGCCATTCTCCCCGGCATATCCCGGTCAGGGGCCACGGTGAGCGCCGGTTTTCACCTGGGGCTCAAGCCGCCGGAGGCGGCACGTTTTTCCTTCCTCTTGTCAGTGCCAGCCGTGGCCGGGGCGGCCCTTGTAGATGCCCTGGATGCGCCCTGGGATGGGTTCCCCGCGTCCTTCCTGCTAGTAGGGGCGCTTTCAGCCTCTTTAACGGGCTACGCGGCCATCCGGGTGCTCCTGTGGGTCCTTGCAAGGGGACGCCTGAGGGCGTTCTCCTACTACTGCTTCGCCCTGGGCCTCCTGGCCATCACCTGGCACTTCGCGGGGGCCTAG